In Streptantibioticus cattleyicolor NRRL 8057 = DSM 46488, a genomic segment contains:
- a CDS encoding IS1182 family transposase, producing the protein MWVRDRLDGLWRDEDFADWYPRDGRPGLSPAQLATVSVLQFVLGLSDRDAAEAVRCRIDFKYALGLELDDPGFHHSVLTDFRDRLLQDGRADRLLDLALARLKGAGLVRERTTQRTDSTHVLATVRDLTRLELVTEAVRAALEELARTADHALDGLVGEDWGRRYGRPVRLGKNPTRPKTRINTTGDDARRLLEHLGRNHPSLLGRPQVQVLRQILVQNYYWDPVGRLRWRDDDDASGLPPSAQRIVSPYDPTARYARRGQVTRWTGFLAHVTETCSDDGPNVITDVATMPATSADTEVLPGIHSRLERRSLLPDEHLVDGGYTSLPHLEQAQRGHRVTVVGPLPGNPTRQHRRGEGFARDDFRIDFDRKEVTCPQGQVSAGWHGPYPTSSPTAAPLIIARFTKSQCQPCPVRAKCTSSRDAHRSVGFPPRELLELQLRNRADQQDPAWHKRYAVRSGIEGTICEFAHGHGMRHCRYRGQAKAHLQHVLTAIAVNVERLSKQAPGESAPPRPPTAFQDHLDQQGIPRLRSWRAVS; encoded by the coding sequence ATGTGGGTGCGTGACCGTCTCGACGGCCTGTGGCGGGACGAGGACTTCGCCGACTGGTACCCGCGCGACGGCAGGCCCGGGCTGTCGCCGGCCCAGTTGGCCACGGTGAGCGTGCTGCAGTTCGTGCTGGGCCTGTCCGACCGCGATGCCGCCGAGGCCGTGCGCTGCCGCATCGACTTCAAATACGCCCTTGGCCTCGAACTGGACGACCCCGGCTTCCACCACAGCGTGCTGACCGACTTCCGCGACCGCCTGCTCCAGGACGGCCGGGCGGACCGCCTCCTCGACCTCGCCCTGGCACGACTGAAAGGGGCTGGCCTGGTCCGAGAGCGCACCACCCAGCGCACGGACTCCACCCACGTCCTGGCCACCGTCCGCGACCTGACCCGCCTCGAACTGGTCACCGAGGCCGTGCGCGCGGCCCTGGAAGAACTCGCCCGCACCGCCGACCACGCGCTGGACGGCCTGGTCGGCGAGGACTGGGGCCGCCGCTACGGCCGACCGGTGCGCCTGGGCAAGAACCCCACCCGGCCCAAGACCCGGATCAACACCACCGGCGACGACGCCCGCCGCCTGCTCGAACACCTCGGCCGCAACCACCCCTCCCTGCTCGGCAGGCCCCAAGTCCAGGTCCTGCGGCAGATCCTGGTGCAGAACTACTACTGGGACCCCGTCGGGCGCCTGCGCTGGCGCGACGATGACGACGCCAGCGGCCTGCCGCCCTCGGCCCAGCGGATCGTCTCGCCCTACGACCCGACGGCCCGCTACGCACGCCGCGGGCAGGTCACCCGCTGGACGGGGTTCCTCGCCCATGTGACCGAGACCTGCTCCGACGACGGACCCAATGTGATCACTGACGTGGCCACTATGCCGGCGACCAGCGCCGACACCGAGGTCCTGCCCGGCATCCACAGCCGGCTGGAGCGGCGGAGCCTGCTGCCCGACGAGCATCTGGTCGACGGCGGCTACACCTCCCTGCCCCACCTGGAACAGGCCCAGCGTGGACACCGTGTCACCGTCGTCGGGCCACTGCCGGGCAACCCCACCCGCCAGCACCGCCGCGGCGAGGGCTTCGCCCGCGACGACTTCCGGATCGACTTCGACCGCAAGGAGGTCACCTGCCCGCAGGGCCAGGTCAGCGCCGGCTGGCACGGCCCCTACCCGACCTCCTCACCGACCGCCGCTCCACTGATCATCGCCCGCTTCACCAAGAGCCAGTGCCAGCCCTGCCCGGTCCGGGCCAAGTGCACCAGTTCCCGCGACGCCCACCGCTCCGTGGGCTTCCCTCCGCGCGAGCTGCTCGAACTGCAGTTGCGCAACCGCGCCGACCAGCAGGATCCGGCCTGGCACAAGCGATATGCGGTCCGCTCCGGAATCGAGGGCACCATCTGCGAGTTCGCCCACGGCCATGGCATGCGCCACTGCCGCTACCGCGGGCAGGCCAAGGCACACCTACAGCACGTACTCACCGCCATCGCCGTCAACGTCGAACGCCTCAGCAAGCAGGCCCCCGGCGAAAGCGCGCCCCCACGACCGCCGACAGCCTTCCAGGACCACCTCGACCAGCAAGGCATCCCGCGCCTACGTTCCTGGCGAGCCGTCAGCTGA
- a CDS encoding alpha/beta hydrolase, translated as MVTRQQLQRLRLAELTTAADGWGALMGAMDAARTRTDHGIAAPVRAEQKGEAADAMAARLDRLGRNYQYVYQESGYLRSILAALADELAPYQRALNAALDEAHEAGFTVGDDGSVSYPAATTPAPGSSGAGTARGGDLQAPYLPGHTPQDQLNPNRAKAQEIADRIAGAVRAATETDERYARLLTKVTAQPDYAVTDATWADVAADATATRALTARALHLDAIPSTNDPKANAQWWNDLGPERQQEYLALYPDRIGALDGLPAAVRDRANRVVLAEQRGLVEQQLAELGPLGPEPPFGDPRIPATTAAWRHWEERRKAREPLEGRLKGMQALQDRLDAGDRGESADAYLLLFDLKGNGHSAVSFGNPDAADNVVTYVPGTGSKLSDIDGHLKRAADLQNAAQRADPQRRTASIVWQGYDAPQGVFSDAMEAKFADSAAPSLDRFLGGVRVAHEDAPFTSTLLGHSYGTLVAGKAMTVESTPPVDQVIFVASPGVGVDHARDLGLPPEKVWSATARNDLINLAPPDPGPLAPLNPNAYARWFDDHSILYGNDPTSSAFGGRIFQVPPGKAPGSDGFMPAHSQYWEGDSLQSLARIVTKGKPN; from the coding sequence GTGGTGACGAGGCAGCAGCTCCAGCGGCTCCGGCTCGCCGAGCTGACCACCGCCGCCGACGGCTGGGGCGCGCTGATGGGCGCGATGGACGCCGCCCGTACGCGGACGGACCACGGCATCGCCGCACCGGTCAGGGCGGAGCAGAAGGGAGAGGCCGCCGACGCCATGGCCGCCCGGCTCGACCGGCTTGGCCGCAACTACCAGTACGTGTACCAGGAGAGCGGCTACCTGCGGTCGATCCTCGCCGCGCTGGCCGACGAACTGGCGCCGTACCAGCGGGCGTTGAACGCCGCGCTGGACGAGGCACACGAGGCCGGCTTCACCGTCGGCGACGACGGCAGCGTCAGCTATCCCGCGGCCACCACACCGGCCCCCGGTTCCAGCGGCGCCGGCACTGCGCGCGGCGGCGACCTCCAGGCGCCCTACCTTCCCGGCCACACCCCGCAGGACCAGCTCAACCCCAACCGCGCCAAGGCCCAGGAGATCGCCGACCGCATCGCCGGCGCCGTCCGCGCCGCCACCGAGACCGACGAACGCTACGCCCGCCTGCTGACCAAGGTCACCGCCCAGCCCGACTACGCCGTCACCGACGCCACCTGGGCCGATGTCGCCGCCGACGCCACCGCCACCCGCGCCCTCACCGCCCGCGCCCTCCACCTCGACGCCATCCCCTCCACCAACGACCCGAAGGCCAACGCCCAGTGGTGGAACGACCTCGGCCCCGAACGACAGCAGGAATACCTCGCCCTGTACCCCGACCGCATCGGCGCCCTGGACGGCCTCCCGGCGGCGGTACGGGACCGGGCGAACCGGGTGGTGCTGGCGGAACAGCGCGGACTCGTCGAGCAACAGCTCGCCGAACTCGGCCCGTTGGGCCCGGAACCGCCCTTCGGCGACCCGCGTATCCCCGCCACGACGGCCGCCTGGCGCCACTGGGAGGAACGCCGGAAGGCCCGCGAACCACTGGAGGGCCGGCTCAAGGGCATGCAGGCGTTGCAGGACCGGTTGGATGCGGGCGACCGCGGCGAGAGCGCCGACGCGTATCTGCTGCTTTTCGACCTGAAAGGCAACGGGCACTCCGCGGTCTCCTTCGGAAATCCGGACGCGGCGGACAACGTGGTGACCTACGTTCCGGGCACGGGGAGCAAGCTGAGCGACATCGATGGTCACCTGAAGCGCGCCGCTGATCTCCAGAACGCGGCTCAGCGGGCGGACCCCCAGAGGAGAACGGCGTCGATCGTGTGGCAGGGGTACGACGCTCCGCAGGGCGTTTTCAGTGATGCCATGGAGGCGAAATTCGCCGATTCGGCGGCTCCCTCCCTCGACCGTTTCCTGGGTGGCGTGCGCGTCGCTCACGAGGACGCGCCGTTCACCTCCACCTTGCTGGGGCACAGTTACGGCACGCTGGTGGCGGGGAAGGCGATGACGGTGGAGTCGACGCCGCCGGTGGATCAGGTGATCTTCGTGGCGAGTCCGGGGGTGGGTGTCGATCACGCCCGTGACCTGGGCCTGCCGCCGGAGAAGGTCTGGTCGGCCACCGCTCGGAACGACCTGATCAACCTCGCGCCTCCGGACCCCGGACCGTTGGCTCCGCTCAACCCGAACGCGTACGCTCGCTGGTTCGACGACCACAGCATTCTCTACGGCAACGACCCGACGTCCAGCGCTTTCGGCGGACGGATTTTCCAGGTTCCGCCCGGAAAAGCCCCGGGAAGCGATGGGTTCATGCCCGCGCATTCCCAATACTGGGAGGGTGATTCCCTGCAGAGTCTCGCACGCATCGTCACCAAGGGGAAGCCCAACTGA
- a CDS encoding APC family permease, whose translation MTEMLRPADDAGTDAVAPFITTPGDQPRKLTRSIGVVGGTLLTLSCLTPASSLFVIVPGSFASLGTGTALTLVIAVVICVAVAFCYSELGTLIPSAGGEYAMVATLTGRFSGWLVFVQALIVVMIVPPIIALGTADYLAPVVHVDPKVMGASVMLLATVMGLLDLRANAWITGVFLVLEVVASAVVAGLGFGHAHRSASVLIHPVMAGPHGASTAVTGGVIVTGLAAALFILQGFSTAVYLSEEMENPRRTVSRTVLWTLGIGAAVVLVPVVAITLGAPDLDTLAAGDIAGMVQKWSNSGVGTFISLCIALAIINAAIVMVIQNSRVLYASARDAAWPTPVNRAFGNLSKRFGSPWIATLAVGVPGAVLCFVPVDTLNGVTGVAVAALYAFVALAALAARRGPHKQRAGVWRMPLWPVLPALLLVALIWVLTQQTTRDLLITAAITAVAALYWLAYLRPRARTHWVITVPEDELAE comes from the coding sequence ATGACCGAGATGCTGCGCCCGGCCGACGACGCGGGCACCGACGCCGTCGCGCCCTTCATCACCACGCCGGGCGACCAGCCCCGGAAGCTGACCCGCTCCATCGGCGTGGTCGGCGGCACCCTGCTCACCCTGTCCTGCCTGACCCCGGCGTCCTCCCTCTTCGTCATCGTCCCCGGCTCGTTCGCCTCGCTGGGCACCGGCACCGCGCTCACCCTGGTGATCGCCGTGGTCATCTGCGTGGCGGTGGCGTTCTGCTACTCGGAGCTGGGCACCCTGATCCCGAGCGCGGGCGGCGAGTACGCCATGGTCGCCACGCTCACGGGCCGGTTCTCCGGGTGGCTGGTCTTCGTCCAGGCGCTGATCGTCGTCATGATCGTGCCGCCCATCATCGCGCTGGGCACCGCCGACTACCTGGCCCCCGTCGTCCATGTGGACCCCAAGGTGATGGGCGCCTCGGTGATGCTGCTGGCCACCGTGATGGGCCTGCTCGACCTGCGCGCCAACGCGTGGATCACCGGCGTCTTCCTCGTCCTGGAGGTGGTGGCCTCCGCGGTCGTCGCCGGGCTCGGCTTCGGCCACGCCCACCGCTCCGCCTCGGTGCTGATCCACCCGGTGATGGCCGGCCCGCACGGCGCCTCCACCGCGGTCACCGGCGGCGTGATCGTCACCGGACTCGCCGCCGCGCTCTTCATCCTGCAGGGCTTCTCCACCGCGGTGTACCTGTCGGAGGAGATGGAGAACCCGCGGCGCACCGTCTCCCGTACGGTGCTGTGGACGCTGGGCATCGGCGCCGCGGTCGTCCTCGTCCCGGTGGTCGCCATCACCCTGGGCGCCCCGGACCTCGACACCCTGGCGGCCGGGGACATCGCCGGCATGGTGCAGAAGTGGAGCAACTCCGGCGTCGGCACCTTCATCAGCCTGTGCATCGCGCTGGCCATCATCAACGCCGCCATCGTGATGGTGATCCAGAACTCCCGCGTGCTCTACGCCTCCGCCCGGGACGCCGCCTGGCCCACCCCGGTCAACCGCGCCTTCGGCAACCTCAGCAAGCGCTTCGGCTCCCCGTGGATCGCCACCCTCGCGGTGGGCGTCCCCGGCGCCGTGCTCTGCTTCGTCCCGGTGGACACCCTCAACGGCGTCACCGGCGTCGCCGTCGCCGCGCTCTACGCCTTCGTCGCCCTGGCCGCCCTCGCCGCCCGCCGCGGCCCCCACAAGCAACGCGCCGGCGTCTGGCGCATGCCGCTGTGGCCCGTCCTCCCCGCCCTCCTCCTCGTCGCCCTCATCTGGGTCCTCACCCAGCAGACCACCCGCGACCTCCTCATCACCGCCGCCATCACCGCCGTCGCCGCCCTCTACTGGCTCGCCTACCTGCGCCCCCGGGCCAGGACGCATTGGGTGATCACGGTGCCGGAGGACGAGTTGGCGGAGTAG
- a CDS encoding GntR family transcriptional regulator, giving the protein MPFGEQPAYLRVADDLRSKILDGVLAPHTRLPSQARIRRDYGVSDTVALEARKVLMAEGFVEGRSGSGTYVKERPRPRRVSRSGYRPGYGASTFRQEQADENVKGTWEAVSTQEGASAAVAARLRIEPGDRVMRTRYLFRTEGEPAMLSTSWEPLAITGRTPVMLPEEGPLGGKGVVERMAAIDIVVDNVVEEVSARPGLATETGELGGVPGHAVLVVSRTFYASGRPVETADVVIPAERFRVAYHLPVK; this is encoded by the coding sequence GTGCCTTTTGGTGAGCAGCCCGCGTACCTCCGGGTCGCCGACGACCTCCGGAGCAAGATCCTCGACGGCGTGCTCGCCCCGCACACCCGGCTGCCCTCACAAGCACGTATCCGCCGCGACTACGGCGTCTCGGACACCGTGGCGCTGGAGGCCCGCAAGGTCCTGATGGCCGAGGGGTTCGTGGAGGGGCGCTCCGGCTCCGGCACCTACGTCAAGGAACGGCCCCGCCCGCGGCGCGTCTCCCGCTCCGGCTACCGCCCCGGGTACGGGGCCAGCACCTTCCGCCAGGAGCAGGCGGACGAGAACGTCAAGGGCACCTGGGAGGCGGTCTCCACCCAGGAGGGCGCCAGCGCCGCGGTGGCCGCCCGGCTGCGGATCGAACCCGGCGACCGGGTCATGCGCACCCGCTACCTGTTCCGCACCGAGGGTGAGCCCGCCATGCTCTCCACCTCCTGGGAGCCGCTCGCCATCACCGGCCGCACCCCGGTCATGCTCCCCGAGGAAGGGCCGCTCGGCGGCAAGGGCGTCGTCGAGCGGATGGCCGCGATCGACATCGTGGTCGACAACGTGGTCGAGGAGGTCTCCGCCCGCCCCGGCCTCGCCACCGAGACCGGCGAACTCGGCGGCGTCCCCGGCCACGCCGTCCTCGTCGTCTCCCGCACCTTCTACGCCTCCGGCCGGCCGGTGGAGACCGCCGACGTGGTGATCCCGGCCGAA